In a single window of the Dama dama isolate Ldn47 chromosome 33, ASM3311817v1, whole genome shotgun sequence genome:
- the CCDC115 gene encoding coiled-coil domain-containing protein 115 isoform X1, whose protein sequence is MASRDLRAELDFLLLQLLGDLEQLEAKRQALNARVEEGWLSLSKARYAMGAKSVGPLQYASHMEPQVRVCTSEAQDGLQKFWMVRAGTQTPEEMGSREAAFLSSALRRRKGLPRTPEPDSSPAPQNPLKWFGILVPHSLRQAQASFREGLQLAADMASLQSRINWGRSQLKELQEKLKQLEPRAP, encoded by the exons ATGGCTTCTCGGGATCTGCGGGCCGAGCTGGACTTTCTTCTCCTGCAGCTCCTCGGAGACCTGGAGCAACTGGAGGCGAAGCGGCAGGCGCTAAACGCCCGGGTGGAGGAG gGCTGGCTCTCGCTCTCCAAAGCGCGCTATGCCATGGGTGCCAAGTCAGTAGGGCCCCTGCAGTATGCCTCCCACATGGAGCCCCAGGTCCGCGTCTGCACCAG CGAGGCTCAGGACGGACTCCAGAAGTTCTGGATGGTGAGAGCCGGCACCCAGACTCCAGAGGAGATGGGGTCCCGCGAGGCAG CCTTTCTTTCTTCAGCTCTGCGCAGGCGCAAGGGTCTCCCAAGGACCCCAGAGCCAGActcctccccagctccccagAACCCTTTGAAATGGTTTGGAATCCTGGTTCCTCACAGTCTGCGACAAGCTCAAGCCAGCTTCCGGGAGG GTCTGCAGCTGGCTGCAGACATGGCCAGTCTTCAGAGCCGCATCAACTGGGGTCGAAGCCAGCTCAAGGAACTCCAGGAGAAACTCAAGCAGCTAGAACCCAGGGCTCCCTGA
- the CCDC115 gene encoding coiled-coil domain-containing protein 115 isoform X2, protein MASRDLRAELDFLLLQLLGDLEQLEAKRQALNARVEEGWLSLSKARYAMGAKSVGPLQYASHMEPQVRVCTSEAQDGLQKFWMVRAGTQTPEEMGSREAALRRRKGLPRTPEPDSSPAPQNPLKWFGILVPHSLRQAQASFREGLQLAADMASLQSRINWGRSQLKELQEKLKQLEPRAP, encoded by the exons ATGGCTTCTCGGGATCTGCGGGCCGAGCTGGACTTTCTTCTCCTGCAGCTCCTCGGAGACCTGGAGCAACTGGAGGCGAAGCGGCAGGCGCTAAACGCCCGGGTGGAGGAG gGCTGGCTCTCGCTCTCCAAAGCGCGCTATGCCATGGGTGCCAAGTCAGTAGGGCCCCTGCAGTATGCCTCCCACATGGAGCCCCAGGTCCGCGTCTGCACCAG CGAGGCTCAGGACGGACTCCAGAAGTTCTGGATGGTGAGAGCCGGCACCCAGACTCCAGAGGAGATGGGGTCCCGCGAGGCAG CTCTGCGCAGGCGCAAGGGTCTCCCAAGGACCCCAGAGCCAGActcctccccagctccccagAACCCTTTGAAATGGTTTGGAATCCTGGTTCCTCACAGTCTGCGACAAGCTCAAGCCAGCTTCCGGGAGG GTCTGCAGCTGGCTGCAGACATGGCCAGTCTTCAGAGCCGCATCAACTGGGGTCGAAGCCAGCTCAAGGAACTCCAGGAGAAACTCAAGCAGCTAGAACCCAGGGCTCCCTGA